The Bombus pyrosoma isolate SC7728 linkage group LG3, ASM1482585v1, whole genome shotgun sequence genome has a segment encoding these proteins:
- the LOC122577944 gene encoding DNA excision repair protein ERCC-6-like isoform X3, with product MKSNIKTKKDSIELNNDNGTGTIDCSGQKKLKKQVQTGEITPFQAIEKQFDLLKTKGTFNKSSHLLDLEKYLRQQAELAKQRKRLKENSKASKYTSNNTVTIKKPKLLNTHPKEFKIVKKTKIKANKKKLVSEFDTSKSLNKNNDINYETENSKFNKVENSTKEAKHSKNEFISCNSSKGNTKETLIENTTNIKFADITNDSESEYVPSDEQTDSADEEKSCKKRKSLTKSVHTKRVLDDGNEEMYRERVENSGYPKDEPLHKIDNLFKIPQSIWKKLYKYQKVSVQWLWELHLRGLGGLLGDEMGLGKTVQVIAFLAGLDCSELLSDGGRFRGLGPTIIVCPATLMEQWVKHFHEWWPILRVVVLHQCGTYNGNLEYLMHSLKSGGVLITSYSGMLIHKDLLVTSQWHYVILDEGHKIRNPQAKISKAVKEFSTPHRLLLTGSPMQNSLKELWSLFDFILPGKLGTLPAFLEHCATPITRGGYTNASPLQEAIALQVATMLRDTITPYMLRRTKNDVQHHLSLPEKNEQVLFCSLTGEQKELYKEYLRSADVSFILHEKSNSVSRRYRARLLIALSVLRKICNHPDLFLYTNPVDSDEDIDVSNEALEKFGYWKRSGKMIVVRSLLKIWKKQGHRVLLFTQGRQMMHVLESLVQSEEYSYLRMDGITSMSQRQETIRLFNKDPSYFVFLLTTRVGGLGVNLTGANRVVIYDPDWNPATDAQARARAWRIGQNKKVTIYRLITAGTIEEKMYHRQIFKILLANKVLEDPRQHKLFKTSDLVELFNFNESINNNSSEIDQLFGQSRLVSSSTKFSSNKIEKMRKLAATLSKNISQNTSNSTSVIQIAHATENHYVSSCHNNNIDQDILKHNYEIFKDNLTKEGIKNESNLLKKNEDVPFSATQESTNDNNIQNKISKNIEYNADILNNKLEDEDHTLTSRSNSDIKIHGTSNKATVQCLSNDANITEILDRSNETVTCNMNMNEDTLSKLNKNHCKEKRKRSSRLEEHAASALFEGERVSHLIGRRLGRSLTEEPKPIEDDQYVLEKLFAKASVTSAFQHETVLSNSEYNSDDKNPMQRLARETAQENMDSIRKSRKWCWKPMWNSMSPKNY from the exons atgaaatcaaatataaaaacaaaaaaggatTCAATAGAACTAAACAATGATAATGGAACTGGTACTATAGATTGTTCAGgacaaaaaaaattaaaaaaacaagtTCAAACTGGAGAGATTACACCCTTTCAAGCAATTGAAAAACAGTTTGATTTGTTAAAAACTAAAGG gACATTTAATAAATCCTCTCATTTACTTGATCTTGAAAAATACCTTCGACAGCAGGCTGAACTTGCCAAACAAAGAAaacgtttgaaagaaaattcaaaggcATCTAAGTATACTAGTAATAACACagtaacaattaaaaaaccaaaattattaaatactcatcctaaagaatttaaaatagtgaaaaaaacaaaaatcaaagctaataagaagaaattagtTTCTGAATTTGATACATCAAAAAgcttaaataaaaacaatgatattaattatgaaacagaaaatagtAAGTTTAATAAAGTTGAGAATTCTACCAAAGAAGCTAAACATTCAAAAAATGAATTCATTTCCTGTAATAGTTCCAAAGGTAATACTAAAGAGACATTGATTGAAAATACAACAAACATTAAATTTGCAGATATAACCAATGATTCTGAAAGTGAATATGTACCGAGTGATGAACAAACAGATTCAG cgGATGAAGAAAAATcatgtaaaaagagaaaatctcTTACCAAATCTGTTCATACAAAAAGAG TTTTGGATGATGGAAATGAAGAGATGTATAGAGAAAGGGTAGAGAATAGTGGTTATCCAAAGGATGAACCACTACAcaaaatagataatttatttaaaatcccTCAATCTATATGGAAAAAGTTATATAa atatcaGAAAGTGTCTGTACAATGGTTGTGGGAACTGCATCTTCGTGGCTTAGGAGGGTTACTAGGTGATGAAATGGGTTTGGGAAAGACTGTTCAAGTAATTGCATTTCTTGCAGGTTTAGATTGTAGTGAATTACTGTCAGATGGTGGAAG GTTCAGAGGTTTAGGACCAACTATAATTGTTTGTCCAGCTACTCTAATGGAACAATGGGTAAAGCATTTTCATGAATGGTGGCCTATTTTAAGAGTGGTTGTTCTACATCAATGTGGAACTTATAACG GTAATTTGGAGTATTTAATGCACTCTTTAAAATCTGGTGGTGTATTAATTACTTCTTATTCTGGTATGCTTATACATAAAGATTTACTTGTAACCAGTCAATGGCACTATGTCATACTTGATGAAGGTCACAAGATAAGAAATCCACAAGCAAAG ATCAGTAAAGCAGTAAAGGAATTCTCTACACCACATCGACTTTTGTTAACGGGTAGCCCTATGCAAAATTCCTTAAAAGAACTATGGTCCCTCTTTGATTTTATTCTACCTGGCAAGTTAGGCACTTTACCTGCATTTTTGGAGCATTGTGCAACCCCTATAACTCGTGGAGGATATACGAATGCTTCTCCTTTGCAAGAAGCTATCGCGCTTCAGGTCGCTACAATGCTTAGAGATACTATTACACCATATATGCTCCGAAGAACAAAAAATGATGTGCAACATCATCTTAGTCTACCAGAAAAAAACGAACAG GTACTGTTTTGCAGTTTAACAGGAGAACAAAAAGAactatataaagaatatttacgtTCTGCAGATGTTAGTTTCATTTTGCATGAAAAGAGTAATTCAGTAAGCAGAAGATACAGGGCTCGCCTCCTCATAGCATTATCAGTGCTTAGAAAGATATGTAATCATCCtgatttgtttctttatacaAATCCAGTT gATTCAGATGAAGACATTGATGTATCAAATGAAGCATTGGAGAAATTTGGATACTGGAAGCGCTCTGGTAAAATGATAGTGGTTCGGTCCCTTcttaaaatttggaaaaaacaGGGACATAGAGTACTTCTTTTTACTCAAGGGAGACAA ATGATGCATGTTTTAGAATCTCTAGTACAAAGCGaagaatattcttatttaagAATGGATGGAATTACTTCTATGTCACAACGACAAGAAacaattcgtttatttaataag GATCCATCATATTTTGTGTTTTTGTTAACTACGCGTGTTGGAGGTCTGGGAGTAAATTTGACTGGAGCAAATCGAGTAGTTATTTATGATCCGGATTGGAATCCAGCAACTGATGCTCAAGCAAGAGCACGTGCATGGAGAATTGGACAAAACAAAAAAGTTACCATTTATAGACTTATTACTGCTGGTACTATTGAAGAAaag ATGTATCAcagacaaatatttaaaatacttcttGCAAATAAGGTTTTAGAAGATCCACGtcaacataaattatttaaaacttccGATTTAGttgaactttttaattttaatgaatctatcaataataattctagTGAAATAGATCAATTATTCGGACAATCTAGACTAGTTTCTTCGTCTACCAAATTTTCatctaataaaattgaaaaaatgcgAAAATTAGCAGCTACGCttagtaaaaatataagtcAAAATACCTCAAACTCTACATCTGTAATACAAATAGCACACGCTACAGAGAATCATTATGTTTCAAGTTgccataataataatattgatcaagatattttaaaacacaattatgaaatattcaaggataatttaacaaaagaaGGTATTAAAAACGAGAGTaatcttcttaaaaaaaatgaagatgtACCTTTTTCTGCAACTCAAGAAAGTACCAATGACAACaatatccaaaataaaatttcaaaaaatattgaatacaATGCAGAcatcttaaataataaactggAAGATGAAGATCATACATTAACAAGTAGATCAAAttctgatattaaaatacatggAACATCAAATAAGGCTACTGTACAATGTCTATCTAATGATGCTAATATAACTGAAATTTTAGATAGAAGTAACGAAACAGTAACATgtaatatgaatatgaatgaAGATACATtgtcaaaattaaataaaaatcattgcaaagaaaaaagaaaaagaagttcaCGATTAGAAGAGCATGCTGCTTCAGCTCTATTTGAAGGAGAACGTGTCTCACATTTAATTGGACGACGTCTTGGACGTTCTCTGACAGAGGAACCTAAACCAATTGAAGATGATCAATACGtcttagaaaaattatttgccaAAGCGA GCGTGACTTCTGCTTTTCAACACGAAACAGTATTATCAAATTCAGAATATAATTCTGATGACAAAAATCCAATGCAACGATTAGCGCGCGAAACAGCGCAAGAAAATATGGACAGTATTCGTAAATCTCGTAAATGGTGTTGGAAACCCATGTGGAATTCTATGTCACCAAAAAATTActga